The window GCCTATTTCATCGACATCTCCGGCCTCATTCTGGCTCGGGGCCACGTCCGCGCCGCGTGCGAGAATTAGCTTCCTCATTGTACTCGCACTGAATTATAGGACGACTTTGACAGGGAATATCGATTGTCAAACGAAAGTTGCATCACGGACGTCGGTTGGTTAGCTGAGAGTCGTGAGGTCACGGCAACGTACCGGACTCACCGTAGCTCAGCTGCCGACCAGGCAGTTCGGCGGGGAACACACTATGAGACGTAGCTTGCATCGTACGCCTTATGTCGAACAGCTTTGTCGAACCAAGCATCAGCGCCGCCTCGATTGATTGTATTTGACGCTGAAGTTTTTCACGTGCTTCCGGATCGTCAATCGTGCCAACAAGGCCATCGGCGATCTTGAGATTTCTCTGCAGTGTATCGATGCTGCCGCTCAGTGTTTCGCACGCGCGTGCCACCGCGGCGATTTGTTCCTTGGTTGCCCTCGCAGACATTTGAACCGCGTCGACCTGATGTGGGTTTGCAGCCCAAGTTGAGTTCAAAAGAGGCTGCCGATATTCGGCAACCAACCCTTCCTAACATTCGACAAGGACTCAGACTACGAACGCCAGCGACGGCAAAACTTTCATCACCCACGACGATTCAGGCATCAGACAGAGCCTATGTAACGTAGCCCGGCGACTTCATGGCGGAGGTCCGTTCGATCGCTTCAAACCTAAGGCCGGGCGACCTTGCCAGGCGAATTAAGAGGCCATTGATTTGGAGGAGCCAGGGTATCGGCTGGTAGGCTTGGAAACTGACCCAGGTCGCGCAAAACACGTGCGCACGCTCGATTGATCCAACGTTCAAAAAATGCCTGTATCTAATTAAGAATCAATGGGATAGCCCATACTCGATCTCGTGATATCCTAGCGGGGAATCAAGGATATCGGATATGGTTCATAAGCGAAAAAACGCCGTCAAACCGCGGGCAAACCGCAACACCACTGCCGAGCAATCCGAGGGAAAGCCCAGCGGATCCCTTATGAGGGGGCTTGAGGTCCTCAAGGTTTTCCGATCAGGCCAAGGACGTTTGGGCAACGCGGAGATAGCCGCTGCCACCGGGATTCCCCGCGCGTCGGTCTCAAGGCTGACCCGGGGACTGCTTGAGGCTGGATATCTGGCATACGACTACTCCGACGCACGGTATCACCTTAGACCCAGGGTGCTTACCCTGGGCTTCTCGATGCTCAGCAACCTGCCTATCCTGCCCATCGCCCACAGCCACATGCAGCAATTTGCCCGGACGTCCGGATGCACTGTGTCTCTCGCGGCCGCCGACGGCGGGGAGATGATTTATCTCGACCGGTGCTCAGGAGAAGCTCTGCCCTACTTCTTCAGCACGGGATCCGCTGTCGAAACGGCACGGACCGCATGCGGAAGGGCGTATCTCGCTTCTCTTTCGGAAGAAGAAAGACAAGAGGCGTTCCGGCAGCTTGAGCCGCAGTATCCGACGGAATGGAAGCGAATAGAGAAGGAAATAAAGGTTGCCGTGTGCGACGTCGCAACCAGAGGGTTCTGCCTGGTCGACAACACGTGGCGAACCGGCATTCGCGCCATCGCCGCGCCTCTGTTTTCGAGGGACAGACGGACGACGCTCGCAGTGAACTGCATCACGCCCACCCATTCCATGGACGTCGATCGGCTCGTGGACCTATGGGGACCAGGACTTGTAGGCCTGGTCCGCGAGCTTGAGCGTCAATTCTGACGTGTAACGCGGCGACCTGGCTGAGCCGCGATCTGCCTTAAATGCTTAGGACGACCTTTCCCATTGCTTGCCGGCCCGATAGGACCTTGAGCGCCTGGGCCGTTTCGGCCAACGGAAAGGTTCGATCGATGTGCGCGCTGATTTTGCCTTCGGCGGCCCAATTCACCAGCCGCTGCAGGTTTTTCCTATTCTTGTGGGGATACCGCTGGGCCCATGCTCCCCAAAAGACTCCACGGATGTCGCAACTCTTGAGCAAAGCAAGATTGAGCGGGATCTTGGGAATTTCGCCGCCGGCGAACCCGATGACTATGAACCGGCCTTCCCAAGCCAGTGCCCGGATGGCCTGTTCGGCGTACGTTCCTCCGACAGGATCGAACACGATGTCGATCCCTTTTCCATCCGATGCTTTTCGGAGCGCGTCCTTCAGACCTTCCTTCGCGTAGTTGACGGTGAGATCTGCGCCGTGGGAACGGGCGAATTCAAGCTTCTCATCGGTCGAAGCGCACGCGATGACCCTCAGGCCGAGCAACTTTCCCAATTCGCATGCAGCGAGACCGGTGCCGCCCGCAGCCCCAAGAACGGCGAGCGTTTCGCCCTTCTTGGGGCTGCCTCTATCCTCCAACGCGTGGAGTGCCGTGCCGTATATGATGACCAATCCAGCTGCGCGTTCAAAATCCAGGTTGTCCGGAATTCCCACAACGGACCGCGCATCTAGCGCGATCTTTTCCCGCGCGCCATTATGCTCGCAGAACGCGACGACACGATCACCTGGCTTCAGGTCCGTCACACCGCTCCCAATGCTTTCGACGATGCCCGCGACTTCGCCTGCCGGCGAGAACGGCATGGCCGGCTTCACCTGGTATTTCCCCTGGATCATCAGAGTATCGAAGAAATTCAGAGCAGCAGCCTTGACCGCAATCACCACCTGACCATCGCCCGCGACAGGTTCTTCGATGTCCTGAAGTTGTAGGTCGTCAGGGCCGCAGTATTCTGAGCAGAGGATAGCCTTCATGATTCATCTGTCCTGGAAATTAGGGAAAGGTGGACGCGTGCCGCTCGGGGCGCCCGCACGTGCGGGCGCCCCAGCAGCCTCGCCATTGTTCAGTCCTTACCGAGCACCGCGGTGTTGTCTTCGCCCAGCGCGGGGGCGGGACGGTGAATCGGTGGGCGCACGCCATCGATTGTCCAAGCGGCAGAGACGAGCGGCATGTCTAGTCCCGGCGGGGACTGGAAGATACCAAGCGCTTGGACTTGGGGATGGGCAAAGGCTTCGGCGGTGTCGAGGATCGGCGCGCAAGGAATGCGGTTATCTCCGAGCAGCTCGATCCATTCGTCGCGCCGACGGCCGGCCAACGCCTCCGAGATTATCTGCATGACCTCAGCGCGGTTCGCGACACGTGCCGAGTTCGTGGCGTAGCGGGGATTTTCCATCCATTCGGCGTGACCCAGCAGCTTGGAGAGAGTCGCAAAAAGTCCGTCCCCGGCGCATCCGAGCAGCATCGGGCGATCCGCCGTCTGAAATACGCCGTAGGGCACCGCATGTGGCGAGGAATTGCCCGGTCGCCCTCCCATCTTTCCGCTCGCGAGGTAGGAGGCGAAAGCGCTGTCACGCGAAAACAGCGATGCCTCAAGAAGAGAGGTCTCGACAACGGCTCCTTTACCGGTGGTTTCCCGCCGGAATAGCGCACCAAGCGCGGCGATGGCCGCCCACATTCCCGCCCCCTTGTCGACGGTCCAGTCCGCGACGAGCAGCGGTTCGCCGTTGGGTTCGCCGTTGCCGTCCATCTGGCTCGAAAGCGCCTGTGCAAGGCCGTCGTATCCGCTTCGGCCTTTCCAGGGCCCCTTCATTCCATATGCGCCTATCGCGCAATAGATAAGGCGCGGATTTGCCGCGAGGGCCTCGGCACTCGACAGTCCGATGGACTCCGCGACGCCTGGGCGCATGTTGTGCACGAAGACGTCGGCCTCGGTCACGAGCCTCTTGAGGGCGGCGAGTTCTTCCGGACGGCGCAGGTCAACCGTGATCGAGCGCTTGTTGCGGTTGATGGCTTGGAAGAGAGAACCTTGGCCATTCCACACCGGAACTTCAGCGATCCTGGCGTCGTCGCCGCCGTTCGGCTTTTCTACCTTGATGACGTCGGCGCCCAAGTCTCCGAAGATAGTTCCCGTCACCGGCCCGGCCACGTGTGAACACGCTTCCACGACCTTGATCCCCGTTAGCGGCATATGCAGACCCTCTCTTCATTATTTGGAGCACGTGCTCCGATCCGCAGGACGATGCCCGCAGCGCTGATTGCTTTCTGGAGCGTGGCGGCAACCCCGTCGGATGGCAGAAATGTGTGGGTGCGTGCCGCTCAGCCATGCCGCACGACGATGGTCTTCAGCGCGGACATCTCGTAAAGCGCGTCCATTCCCTTCTCGCGTCCATGACCGGACTTCTTGCGGCCGCCGAACGGGAGTTCAACCCCGCCTCCGGATCCGTACCCGTTGACGTAGATCTGTCCCACGCGGACCTTCTTCGCGATGCGCAGGTTTCGCGATCCGTCCGCAGACCAGACGCCGGCCGTGAGCCCGTATTCGGTCCCGTTGGCCAGCCTGATCGCGTCCGCCTCGTCCTCGAACGGAAGAGCCGTGAGGACGGGACCGAAAACTTCCTGCAGCGCCATCTCGGAATCGCGGGCGACGTTCTCGAGGATCATCGGGGCAATGTAGAAGCCCTCCTTCGGAGCGCCCGGCGCGATCTTCCCCTGAGCAAAGATTTTTGCGCCCGCCGCCTGCGCCCTTGTTATCATGCCCTCGACACGGCGCTTCTGCGTTGCGCTGATGACCGGACCAAGATCGAGGTCGGCCTCTGGCGATCCCGCCTGAAGAAGTTCGAATCGCGACTTCAGGCTCTGAAGGAATTCGTCCCAGATGCTGCGCTGGACGAGCACCCGCGAACCTGCCGAGCAGGTTTGGCCGGCATTCTGGACACTGGCTCCGACGACCGATGCCAGCGCTGCGTCCATATCGGCGTCGGCGAAGACGATCTGAGGGGACTTGCCGCCGAGTTCGAGCGTGCAGGGGATATGGTTTTTTGCCGCAGCCGTCTGCACCAGACTGCCGACTTCCGCGCTGCCGGTGAAGGAAAGGAAGTCGATGCCGGGATGTCCCGAAAGCGCTGCGCCGGCCTCCTCGCCGATGCCGGGTACGACGTTGATCGCCCCCGCCGGAAATCCCGCCTCTGCGGCGAGTTCGGCCAAACGGAGAGGTACTAGGCAGGCTTCCTCTGCTGGCTTCACTACGACCGCGTTGCCCATCGCCAGCGACGGAGTGACGCTTCTTCCGAACATCTGGCCCGGGTAGTTCCAGGGGATAATGTGGCCCGTCACGCCGTACGGCTCGTATATGGTCATTGCGAGATAGCCGTCGATGAACGGCACGGTCTCTCCACGCACCTTGTCGGCCGCCGTGCCGTAGAATTCGAAGTAGCGAGCAACGGCCGTCACGTCAGCTCTCGCCTGCTTCATCGGCTTCCCCGTGTCCATAGCCTCGAGCTTTGCGAGTTCGTCGGAATTATCTTCCACCAGCCTGGCGAGCCGCATGATGAGACGGCCGCGTTCGGTTGCGGTCAGGCGGCCCCAGGCCCCTTCTTCGAAGGCATAGCGGGCGGCCGCAACGGCGGTATCGATGTCCCGGGCGTTGCCCGCCGCGATGGCTCCGATGACCTCTCCGGTCGCCGGCGCCAGGACAGGAAGCGTCTCGTTTGAATCGCAGGTGCGCCATTCGTTGTTGATGAAGATGCCTTTCGCGGCCGGCAGCTTGACGTTCATGTTCATGGTGTTTGATCCTTGGATACGTTTTACAGACGGAAGTCTCGATCTTCGCTGCAGCGAGTTCTCAGTTCAGATAGACGCGATGCATCGCTTCCTCGGTTATCTCTTCCGGAAGCACGTGCATGGCGACCCGCCCCCGCGAGAGCACGTAGACGTCGGTAGCGATCTTGAGCAGCCGCGGAACGGTTTGTTCAGCGACGATGACGGTCATGTTGAGGTCGCGATGCATTCGTTCGACGGCGTCGAAAACAGCCTGCACCATCACCGGAGAAAGCCCGAGGCTTGGTTCGTCGAGCATGAGAAGCTTCGGGTTGCACATTATCGCCATGCCGATCACCAGCATCTGCAGCTGGCCGCCCGAAAGCAGTCCGGCATGGCGCCCCATCATGCCCTTGAGGAAGGGAAAGTAGCCGAGCACCATGTCGAGCCGTTGGCTCGCTCCTTTGGGATGGACGAACGTCGCCGCGCGCAGATTTTCTTCGATTGTGAGTTCGCGGAAACACTGCCGGCCGTCCTGGACCAGCGCGATCCCTCGTCGCGACACGTCTGCGGGATGGCAATTCAAAAGGGAAACATCCCTGAAAAGGATGTCCCCCGCGACGACCTCGCCACGTTCGAACTGCAGCATTCCCGCTATCGCCTTGAGAAGGGTGGTTTTGCCCGCACCGTTCGGTCCGAGAAGCGCGACAATCCCTCCTTCGAGGATCTTCATGTCGACCTGCTCGAGAGCGACGATCGCGCCGTCGTAATTTGCTGAAACGCCTTTCACGAAAAGCATCGCGCTGTCCTCTCTGCGGCCTTACTGGGCGTCGATCCACTCGCCCAGGGCGACATACTGCCCGCTTCGGATTTCAGCCATCCGGGCCTGTGTCGAACCCTGGTGGTTGGCGTAGTTGACCGGAGGCACGATTCCGCCGACGTCCACGTCCTTCAGTTGTTCCATCTGGTCTCGGACGCCTTGACGGAATACTCCGATGTCGGAGGGGACCTTTCCGCCGTTCTTGGCGATGGCGTTCTCGATCGCCTTCGCCATAACCGCGCCTTCGAGCCACCCCCGCATATAGTACACGTCCTGCTTCGCCACCTCGTTCTTCGCTTTGAACGCCTTGATCTCTGCCATCGCCGGGATGTCGCTGCCGTAGTCGGAATAGGCTTGGATGGCGCGGAAGCCTTCGACGGATGCGCCGAGTTGTTCAGGAATCGTCGGACTCAGCGCGAACATGTTGCCGACGAATTTCTGTGCGGGGAGCCCGACCTTCGCGGCATCGCGCAGCACGGCTAACGCCTGCGGCGCACTTCCCTGCACGTAGATCATGTCGGGATTCTTCGCTTTCGCCCGGATCATCTGCGCGGTTATGTCCTGCGCATCGAAAGGGAATTCGATCACGTCGACGAGATTGACGCCCAACTTTTGGATTATGCCCGACTGTCTGACCACATTGGTCGGGCCTCGCCCGTACTCGTTATCGGGAATCATGATGATGAGGTTCTTCTTCCCGCTTTTTGCGAGCTCGCGGATCGCAATGATCATCTGCTGCTCGTAGGTCGGGCCGGCGAGGAACATGTAGGGCAGCTTTTCCGGATCAAGGACTTCGCTTGCGCAGCTTTGCGTCAGGAACGGAACCTTGTCCTGCGCGATCTGACTGCGCAGCGCTTTGGCTGCGCCCGTGGACCAACCGCTGACGAACACCGCTTGCTCCTGATCGACGCATCGCCGGTAGAGCTTAAGCTCCTCGTCCAGCTTGTAGCGCCCGTCAAGCAGCAAGACCTTGACCTTGTTGCCGGCGATTCCGCCCTTCGTCTGGTTGAGATGCTCGAAATAATCTCGCGGCCCGTAGACCACTCCGTTGACCGACGTATCCGGACCGGTGAGCGATCCCCAAATGCAGACCGTGATGTCTCCGGCCGAGGCGGGCGACGCGGCCGCGATTCCCGCTGCGGCGAGCGCGGCAACCAGTAGCTTCTTCATGGCAATTTCCTTCCCTATGGTCATTTGATTTCGTTGGGTTGAAGTTTGGTCTCGAACGGGACCGAGTCTTGCGGCCGTTCGGAAGGTCCGCGCGACAGCCGAACCCGGCCGTAGAGCTTCATCACGAGCGCGGACAGTCCCCGCGGCTCGAAGATGAGGAAGACGATGATGAGCAGGCCGAATGACATCTCACGGACCGCGGCAAGCAGGTCGGCAATGTTGAAGGCTTCGCCGACGCGCTGGATCGCTTCGGGAAGCAGCGTGACGAACGCCGCACCGAGCAAAGAGCCCGGCAGCGAGCCCAGCCCGCCGACGATGATCATCGCGACGTAGTCGACCGAAAGCGACAGCCCGAACGCTTCCGGATGTGCGAGGCGGGCCGTGAATCCCATCAGTCCGCCGGCGATTCCGGCGAAAAAGCCGCTGATCAGGAATGCGAGCATCTTTGTGCGTGCGACGTTGATTCCCATGCCCTGCGCGACAACCTCGTTCTCGCGGACGACGAGAAAGGCGCGGCCGAGGTCAGTCCGCCGAATCCAGGACAGCGTCAGCCAGGTGATCGCAACGACGACGATCGCGATGGCCGCGTAGCCTTGGTCCGATTGGATCGGATGGCCGAACAATGTCATCGGCTCTATGACGAGGCCGGAAACGCCGTGCGTGATCGGCTCGGCGAACTTGAACAGATAGTCCAGGATGAACTGCGCGGCGAGCGTTGCGATCGCGAAGTAAAGTCCTTTAAGACGCAGCGCCGGAAGTCCGATGAGCACGCTGGCGGCCAGCGAAGCTGCTCCTGCCGCAGGGAGCGCGAGTATATCCCAGCCTGCATTGCCCGCGACGCCAGCCGTGTAGGCGCCGATGCCCAGCAGTGCCGCCTGCGCGAAGTTAATTTGCCCGCAGAAACCTGTGAGGAGGTTAAGCGACAGGGCGCCAATCGACGCGATCGCGACGGCGTGCACCATGTACGCGCCGAAGCGTCCGAGTCCGAGTGTCAGAAGGATTGCCAAAGCCGCAGATAGCGCAGCGACGACCAATGGGTTCCGGGCGATCTTCATCATAGCCTCTCGGTACCGCGGCGGCCGAAGATTCCCTGTGGACGGACGAGAAGGACGATGACCAGGAGAATATATGGCACGACTTGCTGCAGGGCGCCCGCCGAATAGATGTTGGTGTAAGCGCGCAGAAAGTCTTCGAATGCGGGCGTCAGGACGCCGTCGCTGAACGCTTGTAGGACACCGAGCAGCAATCCGGCGACGAGCGCCCCTGCAAGGCTGGTGAGTCCTCCGAGGACGATAACGGGAAACGCGATCAGACCGATGTCAGCGAGTCCGAGAGACAACCCGTTGAGCGTCGCTAAGAGCGTCCCGCCCAAGGCGGCCAGTGCGGAAGACATGGACCACGCGAGAGCGGTCTGGCTGCTCGTACGAATACCAATGGCGAGCGCGGCCTGCCGGTTGTCTGCGGTGCACCGCTGCATGAGGCCGACGGACGTGAACTGGTAGAATGCCAGGAACGCTAGGCTCAGACAAATCGAAAGCGCGAAGGCGGCGAGATAGTTGTAGGTGATGAATACACCGAAGATGTCGACCGCACCCTCCGGAAAAAGTTTCGGAGCCGCGATCCGGTCGGGCCCCCAGAAGATCAGGCAGATCGCGCGCAGGAATATGAGGACGCCGAGGGTCACCGCCATGATCGCAACCACAGGCGCCTTGAGCAGCGGCCGCAGGACGAGACGCTCGGTGAGTACTCCGACGACGGCCATCGTCGCCATCGAGCAGACTACCGCGCCATGGGCGGGCACTCCGAGCTTGGTGAAACCGTAGGTCAGGTATGCGCCGAGCATCACAAAGGCGCCCTGCGCAAAGTTGACGACCCCGGAGCACTTATAGATGAGGACGATGCCGATCGCGACGAGAGCATACACGCTACCGATCGCGATTCCGGCAGTGCTTAGCTGAAGTAAAAGCATCAAGGCTCTCCCAGATAGACGCGACGGACTTCCGGATCGACCTGCACTTCTCGCGGCGATCCTTCGAATATCTTCGCTCCGGCCGCCATGACGACGATGCGGTCGCAAGTCGCGTTGACGACGTCCATCTTGTGTTCGACCATAATCACCCCGCAGCCGGTCCGCGCCCGCACATCGCGGATCACCTCCGACATGAGCATCCCTTCCTGGGCCGTCAGTCCTGCGACGGGCTCGTCGAGCAGGAGCATCTTCGGGCCCGCGGCGAGCGCGCGCGCGAGGTCCACCGCCTTACGCAATCCGTACGGAAGACTCTGGAGAAGTTTCTCGGCGAAGTCGGCCAGTCGAAGCGGACGCAGTATCGTCTCGATGAGCTCGGCGTCACGGTGGCGTTCGGACCTCAGCATAGCGGCGACGCGCCGGCCGGTGGTCGCATCCGCGCGCATGGACGACCCCAATTTAACGATGTCCAACACCGTAAGATCATGGAGCGACGCGACGTTCTGGAACGTCCGCACAACTCCTCGTCGGATGACCTCGTGCGGGGCGCGGCCCATCAGGTTCTTGCCCTCCCACTCCGCCGTCCCCTGCTGCGGTCGGTAGGAGCCCGCGACGCAATTGATGAAGGTGGTCTTGCCGGCTCCGTTCGGGCCGATCAGACCAACGATCTCGCCGGGCGCGACATCGATCGACATGCCGTCGACTGCGAGGACGCCGCCGAAATGGATGGAGACATTTCTGACGCTCAGGCTCATGTCACCGCTCCCCCGAGTACCGAAACTTTTGGTGGATCGGTACGGCGGCCGCCCACCAGCGTCGACTCGGCGATCTGGCCGCGGTGCTCGTCAATCGACGGAACGGCGCCGTATCTTCGCTGCTCGCCGACGACGACGGTGCCGGGCGCCGGCAACGCGACAGGCCCGGCGGGCGTCATTACCGAGATCCGTCGAAGGTGCGGGTGGACCGAAAGGCCTTCCATCGTGTTCACTTCGGCGAATGCAATGTCCGCCGACATAAGGCGCCGGACGAGTTCGTCGCGCGAAAGTTCGGAGAAGATACTCGCGACGGCGCCGTCGGTGAGCCTTCTGTTGCGAACGCGCTCGACACCGCTGCCGAACCGCGGATCGGTGGCGAGATCGGCCCTGTCCATCGCGCTGCAGAATAGTTTCCATTCCCGCTCGTTCTGGATGGCGATCAGAACGTCATGCGCGTCCTTTGAATGGAAGACGCCGTAAGGAGCAATCGACGCATGGGCAAGACCCATCCGCGGCGGAGGGTTCCCCGCTTCAGTGTTCA is drawn from Nitrobacteraceae bacterium AZCC 2146 and contains these coding sequences:
- a CDS encoding hypothetical protein (product_source=Hypo-rule applied; superfamily=46579) — translated: MVAEYRQPLLNSTWAANPHQVDAVQMSARATKEQIAAVARACETLSGSIDTLQRNLKIADGLVGTIDDPEAREKLQRQIQSIEAALMLGSTKLFDIRRTMQATSHSVFPAELPGRQLSYGESGTLP
- a CDS encoding DNA-binding IclR family transcriptional regulator (product_source=COG1414; cath_funfam=3.30.450.40; cog=COG1414; pfam=PF01614,PF09339; smart=SM00346; superfamily=46785,55781), translated to MVHKRKNAVKPRANRNTTAEQSEGKPSGSLMRGLEVLKVFRSGQGRLGNAEIAAATGIPRASVSRLTRGLLEAGYLAYDYSDARYHLRPRVLTLGFSMLSNLPILPIAHSHMQQFARTSGCTVSLAAADGGEMIYLDRCSGEALPYFFSTGSAVETARTACGRAYLASLSEEERQEAFRQLEPQYPTEWKRIEKEIKVAVCDVATRGFCLVDNTWRTGIRAIAAPLFSRDRRTTLAVNCITPTHSMDVDRLVDLWGPGLVGLVRELERQF
- a CDS encoding NADPH2:quinone reductase (product_source=KO:K00344; cath_funfam=3.90.180.10; cog=COG0604; ko=KO:K00344; pfam=PF00107,PF08240; smart=SM00829; superfamily=51735), whose product is MKAILCSEYCGPDDLQLQDIEEPVAGDGQVVIAVKAAALNFFDTLMIQGKYQVKPAMPFSPAGEVAGIVESIGSGVTDLKPGDRVVAFCEHNGAREKIALDARSVVGIPDNLDFERAAGLVIIYGTALHALEDRGSPKKGETLAVLGAAGGTGLAACELGKLLGLRVIACASTDEKLEFARSHGADLTVNYAKEGLKDALRKASDGKGIDIVFDPVGGTYAEQAIRALAWEGRFIVIGFAGGEIPKIPLNLALLKSCDIRGVFWGAWAQRYPHKNRKNLQRLVNWAAEGKISAHIDRTFPLAETAQALKVLSGRQAMGKVVLSI
- a CDS encoding crotonobetainyl-CoA:carnitine CoA-transferase CaiB-like acyl-CoA transferase (product_source=COG1804; cath_funfam=3.40.50.10540; cog=COG1804; pfam=PF02515; superfamily=89796), which gives rise to MPLTGIKVVEACSHVAGPVTGTIFGDLGADVIKVEKPNGGDDARIAEVPVWNGQGSLFQAINRNKRSITVDLRRPEELAALKRLVTEADVFVHNMRPGVAESIGLSSAEALAANPRLIYCAIGAYGMKGPWKGRSGYDGLAQALSSQMDGNGEPNGEPLLVADWTVDKGAGMWAAIAALGALFRRETTGKGAVVETSLLEASLFSRDSAFASYLASGKMGGRPGNSSPHAVPYGVFQTADRPMLLGCAGDGLFATLSKLLGHAEWMENPRYATNSARVANRAEVMQIISEALAGRRRDEWIELLGDNRIPCAPILDTAEAFAHPQVQALGIFQSPPGLDMPLVSAAWTIDGVRPPIHRPAPALGEDNTAVLGKD
- a CDS encoding aldehyde dehydrogenase (NAD+) (product_source=KO:K00128; cath_funfam=3.40.309.10,3.40.605.10; cog=COG1012; ko=KO:K00128; pfam=PF00171; superfamily=53720); protein product: MNMNVKLPAAKGIFINNEWRTCDSNETLPVLAPATGEVIGAIAAGNARDIDTAVAAARYAFEEGAWGRLTATERGRLIMRLARLVEDNSDELAKLEAMDTGKPMKQARADVTAVARYFEFYGTAADKVRGETVPFIDGYLAMTIYEPYGVTGHIIPWNYPGQMFGRSVTPSLAMGNAVVVKPAEEACLVPLRLAELAAEAGFPAGAINVVPGIGEEAGAALSGHPGIDFLSFTGSAEVGSLVQTAAAKNHIPCTLELGGKSPQIVFADADMDAALASVVGASVQNAGQTCSAGSRVLVQRSIWDEFLQSLKSRFELLQAGSPEADLDLGPVISATQKRRVEGMITRAQAAGAKIFAQGKIAPGAPKEGFYIAPMILENVARDSEMALQEVFGPVLTALPFEDEADAIRLANGTEYGLTAGVWSADGSRNLRIAKKVRVGQIYVNGYGSGGGVELPFGGRKKSGHGREKGMDALYEMSALKTIVVRHG
- a CDS encoding branched-chain amino acid transport system ATP-binding protein (product_source=KO:K01996; cath_funfam=3.40.50.300; cog=COG0410; ko=KO:K01996; pfam=PF00005; smart=SM00382; superfamily=52540), whose amino-acid sequence is MLFVKGVSANYDGAIVALEQVDMKILEGGIVALLGPNGAGKTTLLKAIAGMLQFERGEVVAGDILFRDVSLLNCHPADVSRRGIALVQDGRQCFRELTIEENLRAATFVHPKGASQRLDMVLGYFPFLKGMMGRHAGLLSGGQLQMLVIGMAIMCNPKLLMLDEPSLGLSPVMVQAVFDAVERMHRDLNMTVIVAEQTVPRLLKIATDVYVLSRGRVAMHVLPEEITEEAMHRVYLN
- a CDS encoding branched-chain amino acid transport system substrate-binding protein (product_source=KO:K01999; cath_funfam=3.40.50.2300; cleavage_site_network=SignalP-noTM; cog=COG0683; ko=KO:K01999; pfam=PF13458; superfamily=53822); the protein is MKKLLVAALAAAGIAAASPASAGDITVCIWGSLTGPDTSVNGVVYGPRDYFEHLNQTKGGIAGNKVKVLLLDGRYKLDEELKLYRRCVDQEQAVFVSGWSTGAAKALRSQIAQDKVPFLTQSCASEVLDPEKLPYMFLAGPTYEQQMIIAIRELAKSGKKNLIIMIPDNEYGRGPTNVVRQSGIIQKLGVNLVDVIEFPFDAQDITAQMIRAKAKNPDMIYVQGSAPQALAVLRDAAKVGLPAQKFVGNMFALSPTIPEQLGASVEGFRAIQAYSDYGSDIPAMAEIKAFKAKNEVAKQDVYYMRGWLEGAVMAKAIENAIAKNGGKVPSDIGVFRQGVRDQMEQLKDVDVGGIVPPVNYANHQGSTQARMAEIRSGQYVALGEWIDAQ
- a CDS encoding branched-chain amino acid transport system permease protein (product_source=KO:K01998; cog=COG4177; ko=KO:K01998; pfam=PF02653; superfamily=81345; transmembrane_helix_parts=Outside_1_9,TMhelix_10_32,Inside_33_44,TMhelix_45_67,Outside_68_81,TMhelix_82_104,Inside_105_108,TMhelix_109_126,Outside_127_155,TMhelix_156_175,Inside_176_206,TMhelix_207_226,Outside_227_245,TMhelix_246_268,Inside_269_280,TMhelix_281_303,Outside_304_345), with product MMKIARNPLVVAALSAALAILLTLGLGRFGAYMVHAVAIASIGALSLNLLTGFCGQINFAQAALLGIGAYTAGVAGNAGWDILALPAAGAASLAASVLIGLPALRLKGLYFAIATLAAQFILDYLFKFAEPITHGVSGLVIEPMTLFGHPIQSDQGYAAIAIVVVAITWLTLSWIRRTDLGRAFLVVRENEVVAQGMGINVARTKMLAFLISGFFAGIAGGLMGFTARLAHPEAFGLSLSVDYVAMIIVGGLGSLPGSLLGAAFVTLLPEAIQRVGEAFNIADLLAAVREMSFGLLIIVFLIFEPRGLSALVMKLYGRVRLSRGPSERPQDSVPFETKLQPNEIK
- a CDS encoding branched-chain amino acid transport system permease protein (product_source=KO:K01997; cog=COG0559; ko=KO:K01997; pfam=PF02653; transmembrane_helix_parts=Outside_1_4,TMhelix_5_27,Inside_28_31,TMhelix_32_51,Outside_52_54,TMhelix_55_77,Inside_78_89,TMhelix_90_112,Outside_113_134,TMhelix_135_157,Inside_158_187,TMhelix_188_210,Outside_211_224,TMhelix_225_247,Inside_248_267,TMhelix_268_290,Outside_291_304), with translation MLLLQLSTAGIAIGSVYALVAIGIVLIYKCSGVVNFAQGAFVMLGAYLTYGFTKLGVPAHGAVVCSMATMAVVGVLTERLVLRPLLKAPVVAIMAVTLGVLIFLRAICLIFWGPDRIAAPKLFPEGAVDIFGVFITYNYLAAFALSICLSLAFLAFYQFTSVGLMQRCTADNRQAALAIGIRTSSQTALAWSMSSALAALGGTLLATLNGLSLGLADIGLIAFPVIVLGGLTSLAGALVAGLLLGVLQAFSDGVLTPAFEDFLRAYTNIYSAGALQQVVPYILLVIVLLVRPQGIFGRRGTERL